The Spirosoma foliorum genome has a window encoding:
- a CDS encoding AGE family epimerase/isomerase — MTNETLQQYRQEMHDHLTNELLPFWMQRAVDRGNGGFITHFDQHGNDSGEDEKSLIAQTRSIYTYASAHRAGYGNGELADMARHGVDYLITNMWDQEYGGFYWMTNRKGEVLIDQKIVYGQSFAIYCLSEYTLATGDTRGVEYARKVFDLLQKYVVDTCYGGYFEMFHRDWTLKGPGAAGGDRKTLDAHMHLMEAFTTLYECTQEPIHRRKLLEVIELLVTKIMHPAYGTGVPQFWANWQVAPQIKFDVIWGWDRFTEDGVKREAEDNTSYGHNAEFAWLLIHALDVLQIPYDTYRDQLQKSFSHAVDYGVDWEQGGVFVEGSHSGAVYDREKEFWQQAEVLIGFLDAYRILGDEKYWNAYANVHRFVLDKMVNHPIGEWWPLMTRQGVPIWTHMSHSWKINYHTVRAVVQSIRRLDKLIDKE, encoded by the coding sequence ATGACTAACGAAACCTTACAACAGTATCGTCAGGAAATGCATGATCACCTGACGAATGAGTTATTGCCTTTCTGGATGCAACGGGCCGTCGATCGCGGAAACGGGGGCTTTATCACTCATTTCGATCAACACGGCAATGATTCGGGCGAAGACGAGAAATCGCTCATTGCCCAGACCCGCTCCATTTACACCTATGCGTCGGCCCACCGGGCTGGCTACGGCAATGGCGAACTGGCCGATATGGCTCGTCACGGCGTCGATTACCTGATAACCAACATGTGGGATCAGGAGTACGGCGGTTTTTACTGGATGACCAATCGAAAAGGAGAGGTACTGATCGATCAGAAAATCGTGTACGGGCAGAGCTTTGCCATCTATTGCCTGAGTGAGTACACGCTGGCCACAGGCGATACACGCGGGGTTGAGTATGCCCGAAAGGTATTTGATCTGTTACAGAAATACGTCGTAGATACCTGTTACGGTGGCTATTTCGAGATGTTCCACCGCGACTGGACGCTGAAAGGTCCGGGTGCTGCTGGTGGAGATCGTAAAACGCTCGATGCGCACATGCACTTGATGGAAGCTTTCACCACCTTGTATGAATGCACGCAGGAGCCGATTCATCGTCGTAAACTGCTGGAGGTTATAGAGTTGCTGGTTACGAAAATCATGCACCCAGCCTATGGAACGGGCGTGCCCCAATTTTGGGCCAATTGGCAGGTAGCTCCGCAAATCAAGTTTGATGTGATTTGGGGCTGGGATCGCTTTACCGAAGATGGTGTAAAGCGGGAAGCGGAAGACAACACGAGTTATGGCCATAATGCCGAGTTTGCGTGGCTATTGATTCATGCGTTGGATGTATTGCAAATTCCGTATGATACGTACCGCGATCAGCTACAAAAATCATTTTCTCATGCTGTTGACTACGGGGTTGATTGGGAACAGGGGGGCGTTTTTGTAGAAGGCTCGCATAGTGGTGCCGTATACGATCGGGAGAAGGAATTCTGGCAACAGGCTGAGGTATTGATCGGCTTTCTGGACGCCTACCGAATTTTGGGCGATGAAAAATATTGGAATGCCTACGCAAACGTCCACCGATTTGTGCTGGACAAAATGGTCAATCATCCGATAGGGGAGTGGTGGCCATTGATGACCCGGCAGGGTGTTCCTATCTGGACGCACATGAGCCATTCCTGGAAAATTAACTACCACACCGTTCGGGCGGTAGTTCAGTCTATTCGACGATTAGATAAGCTAATTGATAAGGAATAA
- a CDS encoding bifunctional heptose 7-phosphate kinase/heptose 1-phosphate adenyltransferase, whose product MTSTAIRTLFQRFAGLKVGVIGDFAIDLYFTLQTQTGETSLETGLNVFWGSKPRAFLGAAGNVVQNLVALGVSDIQAIGCVGNDLYGREMQHLFQSLGVKTQYLQVLDNGWDTCVYTKPNQDGKEANRIDFGIANKLDEAVFASVINGLEQALKNLDVLIINQQFANPLLTEARVKLLNELMPRFPNVRFLVDMRDVGKLTQRATLKVNTAELAKFLGIEEAPEHPELDWCVQQGNLFRERSQGPLLITRGQAGILYLDDQETKLVEGLSLQGELDTVGAGDTVVATWAACIGAGASPQEALTVANLAAGVTVQKLNQTGTANLAEILALHTTYHSND is encoded by the coding sequence ATGACAAGCACAGCCATTCGAACCCTTTTTCAACGATTTGCCGGCCTGAAAGTGGGCGTTATCGGCGATTTTGCCATTGATCTTTATTTCACACTGCAAACCCAAACCGGTGAGACGTCGCTCGAAACGGGGCTAAATGTATTTTGGGGAAGTAAACCCCGTGCCTTTCTTGGAGCCGCCGGAAATGTTGTTCAGAATCTGGTTGCGCTGGGTGTTTCAGACATTCAGGCTATTGGCTGCGTGGGCAACGACCTGTATGGGCGAGAAATGCAGCATTTGTTTCAATCGCTGGGTGTAAAAACTCAGTATCTGCAAGTGCTCGACAACGGCTGGGATACATGCGTATACACCAAGCCAAATCAGGATGGCAAAGAAGCTAATCGAATTGATTTCGGCATTGCCAATAAACTGGATGAGGCTGTTTTCGCCAGTGTGATCAACGGTCTGGAGCAGGCACTGAAGAATCTGGATGTGCTGATCATCAATCAGCAGTTTGCCAATCCGTTACTCACCGAAGCGCGAGTGAAGTTGCTCAATGAGTTAATGCCCCGGTTTCCGAACGTGAGATTCCTGGTCGATATGCGTGATGTGGGGAAGCTGACTCAACGGGCCACACTGAAAGTAAATACGGCCGAGCTGGCTAAATTTCTGGGTATCGAAGAAGCCCCCGAACATCCTGAGCTGGATTGGTGCGTTCAACAGGGAAATTTATTCCGGGAACGAAGTCAAGGCCCCTTGCTGATTACGCGTGGTCAGGCTGGCATTCTGTATCTGGATGATCAGGAAACAAAGCTCGTAGAAGGTCTTTCCCTACAGGGCGAACTCGACACGGTTGGGGCCGGTGATACGGTTGTGGCTACCTGGGCGGCTTGTATAGGCGCCGGTGCTTCGCCCCAGGAAGCCCTGACAGTGGCTAATCTGGCGGCTGGTGTTACCGTCCAAAAATTAAATCAAACCGGCACAGCCAACCTGGCCGAAATCCTTGCCTTGCATACTACCTACCATTCTAATGACTAA
- a CDS encoding methyltransferase — MLPITQLDLAPITRHLRAMFGSRLLLAAVHHLNVFEELKGGPLSVTELRNQLQLAERSAMVLFPALCAMELLRFDESGQLALTELGHYLTQTQTPNLTGYTGLEKDDPGVLEMAIRLRNDGPLQAPEGISFVKEGEGPSPMDDPELSRKFTLGLAGRARHLSPIAAANLSKREGHLLDVAGGTGFYTYEWLLANPTSTATLFDRPAVLAVAVELLEEFVQSGRPGAAGVKERVTFMPGDMLTDDIPQTDILLAASLFHDWPTSTCQHLAHRFAAALRPGGELWVHDAFLDDDLSGPLAVTDYSAQLFWNTLGRCYSRAEYRSWLAEAGLEPTATNIPTQMDYGLIWAVKPA; from the coding sequence ATGCTCCCAATAACCCAACTCGACCTTGCTCCTATCACACGCCATCTACGGGCTATGTTTGGCTCCCGTTTATTACTGGCTGCGGTTCATCATTTGAACGTATTTGAGGAATTAAAAGGCGGGCCACTTTCCGTAACCGAACTCCGCAATCAGCTCCAACTGGCCGAGCGTTCAGCTATGGTCTTATTTCCGGCCCTATGTGCCATGGAATTGCTGCGGTTTGATGAATCAGGCCAACTTGCTCTCACAGAATTAGGGCATTATTTAACGCAAACTCAAACACCCAATTTAACGGGTTATACGGGTTTGGAGAAAGACGATCCGGGTGTCCTCGAAATGGCCATTCGACTCCGAAACGATGGCCCGCTTCAGGCCCCAGAAGGCATTTCGTTCGTGAAGGAAGGGGAAGGCCCTTCGCCTATGGATGACCCGGAGCTATCCCGAAAATTTACGCTAGGCTTAGCCGGGCGCGCCCGTCATCTTTCCCCTATAGCAGCCGCAAATCTCTCAAAACGAGAAGGGCATTTGTTAGATGTTGCAGGCGGTACAGGCTTCTATACCTACGAATGGTTGTTAGCAAATCCGACCTCAACGGCTACCCTATTCGACCGGCCAGCGGTGCTTGCGGTGGCGGTCGAATTGCTGGAGGAATTCGTTCAAAGTGGTCGGCCGGGGGCGGCAGGCGTTAAAGAGCGGGTAACATTCATGCCTGGGGATATGCTAACCGATGATATTCCACAAACAGATATTTTACTGGCAGCCAGCCTTTTTCACGATTGGCCAACATCTACCTGCCAACATCTGGCCCATCGCTTTGCCGCAGCCTTGCGCCCTGGTGGCGAATTATGGGTACACGATGCTTTTCTGGATGACGATCTAAGTGGGCCATTAGCCGTTACGGATTATTCCGCGCAACTTTTCTGGAATACACTTGGGCGTTGCTACAGCCGGGCCGAATACCGGAGCTGGCTGGCGGAAGCGGGTTTAGAACCAACCGCTACGAATATTCCGACACAGATGGATTATGGCTTGATCTGGGCCGTAAAACCAGCTTGA
- a CDS encoding CAP domain-containing protein has translation MNWWMVFQVCQWVANITATPDEYRLSDQAFFAQSISQQPIALDKPDTLLLDIALFQATNEARRQAGLSPLLYDRALYQAARNHAQSMIDHNYYGHEDFYNLSELTVQKRIGKQTNQFERFAENIGQYQTIDTPDWFCARLNKRTHQYEYMDSQTSQIFQPYTYASYARYAVKQWINSPHHRANLLNPLFTHVGCAGRLSTSPFKERKPPFGRVVQNFGAKSLFAHVAH, from the coding sequence ATGAACTGGTGGATGGTATTTCAGGTATGCCAATGGGTGGCGAATATAACGGCCACGCCAGACGAGTATCGGCTGAGTGATCAGGCATTTTTTGCTCAGTCGATAAGCCAGCAACCTATAGCGCTTGATAAACCCGATACACTTCTGTTAGATATCGCGCTATTTCAGGCTACCAATGAAGCTCGGCGGCAGGCAGGCTTAAGTCCGTTATTGTATGATCGGGCTTTGTATCAGGCTGCCCGAAACCATGCTCAATCCATGATCGACCATAATTACTATGGTCACGAGGATTTTTATAATCTAAGCGAGTTGACGGTCCAAAAGCGTATTGGAAAGCAGACAAACCAGTTTGAGCGATTTGCTGAAAATATTGGTCAGTATCAGACCATCGATACCCCCGACTGGTTCTGCGCCCGTTTGAACAAGCGAACACATCAATATGAATATATGGATTCGCAAACTAGCCAGATTTTTCAGCCATATACGTATGCGAGTTATGCCCGGTACGCTGTTAAGCAGTGGATCAACTCACCCCACCACCGAGCTAACTTGCTGAATCCTTTGTTTACCCACGTTGGGTGTGCCGGGCGCCTGTCGACTAGCCCGTTTAAAGAACGAAAACCGCCTTTTGGGCGAGTGGTGCAGAATTTTGGTGCAAAGAGTTTATTTGCTCACGTAGCCCATTAG
- a CDS encoding DUF5958 family protein: MSIEEEITIYQFGHGVYSVSDILEQFRQLNEGEKRMRLYEIYSLIQQSNPADTDIEQAIASSSLDPTNESCTTLKTQRFQPHMVFLPDGESEKIAELLLHVFKLAYQRSYELEKENPREWWYADFSKPDIVQATLARHRELADEMYNNPSFRFEFVALTKLWYKRKTVREVSEPEPVPEPQTHFDFVTYDEISIEGLATYKRDYDMMYLQNSVTKGLAKQYEVDIDLARRLMLTVIDRHMQETYHTTLL, encoded by the coding sequence ATGAGTATAGAAGAGGAAATCACGATCTATCAATTCGGACACGGCGTTTATTCAGTTAGCGATATTCTTGAGCAATTTCGCCAACTGAATGAGGGTGAAAAAAGGATGAGGTTGTATGAGATTTATTCGCTGATACAGCAATCAAACCCTGCTGACACGGATATTGAACAGGCTATTGCTTCCAGTTCGTTAGATCCTACAAATGAGTCTTGTACTACGCTAAAAACCCAGCGATTCCAGCCTCATATGGTATTTCTGCCAGATGGAGAATCTGAAAAGATAGCCGAGTTATTACTACATGTATTTAAGTTGGCGTATCAACGAAGCTACGAACTGGAAAAAGAAAACCCGCGTGAATGGTGGTATGCTGATTTTTCGAAACCTGATATTGTACAGGCTACATTGGCGAGACATCGTGAACTAGCTGATGAGATGTATAATAACCCCAGTTTTCGATTTGAATTTGTTGCTCTTACCAAGCTGTGGTATAAGAGGAAAACAGTAAGAGAGGTGTCGGAACCAGAACCCGTTCCTGAACCACAGACGCATTTCGATTTTGTTACTTATGATGAGATATCAATAGAGGGTCTGGCTACGTATAAGCGTGATTACGACATGATGTACCTGCAAAATTCGGTTACCAAAGGATTAGCGAAACAGTATGAGGTAGATATTGATCTGGCAAGACGATTGATGCTGACTGTTATTGACCGACATATGCAGGAAACCTACCATACTACTCTCCTATAA
- a CDS encoding thiamine pyrophosphate-dependent enzyme has product MAKTGADLLVERLLEWGVDTVFSLPGDGINGIYESLRKRQDKIQLIQVRHEEAAAFMACGYAKFTGKLGVCIATSGCGGIHLLNGLYDAKYDSQPVLAITGHTAHDISGTFFQQDVDLVKVFTDVAVYNERVMGPDHVVNVLDQAVRTALGQRTVTHISFPKDYQDWTVSDDKRSSTNVPDHSSATQVSQTVVPDARQLQRAADLINAGEKVAIFAGRGCLTARDEVIALADAVGGPIIKALLGKGVVPDNDPFTTGGLGLLGTAPSQDAMQECDTLIMIGTRFPYLEFYPKAGQARTVQIDLDPSHIGLRTPVEVGLMGDSKAVLQALLPLIQRKKDRSFLEKAQKRMGHWNELLTERGTQEAIPMKPQVIPHTLSPLLNDDAIVTCDCGNNTTWAARHIQIRGSMKFSTSGLLATMASGLPYAIAASVSHPGKQVVALVGDGGFTMLMGELATAVKYKLPIKVFIFHNNSFGQIKWEQIVMEGNPEFAVDLQPIDFAAYANACGAKGFTINDPKQADAVIREALAHDGPVVVDAIVDQNEPPMPGKITTDQAIEFAKALVRGERDRSEIIKNVISNQFHEAVATKGRSLLDILPGRG; this is encoded by the coding sequence ATGGCAAAGACAGGAGCCGACCTATTGGTCGAACGGTTGTTGGAGTGGGGTGTTGATACCGTGTTTAGCTTACCCGGCGACGGTATCAATGGTATTTATGAATCGCTGCGTAAGCGGCAGGATAAGATTCAACTGATTCAGGTGCGGCATGAGGAAGCAGCAGCCTTTATGGCCTGCGGTTATGCCAAATTCACGGGCAAACTAGGGGTTTGTATCGCAACTTCAGGTTGTGGAGGCATTCATCTGCTCAATGGCCTCTATGACGCCAAGTACGACTCGCAACCTGTACTAGCCATTACAGGCCACACAGCCCATGATATCAGCGGTACTTTTTTTCAGCAGGATGTCGATCTGGTGAAAGTCTTTACCGATGTGGCCGTTTACAACGAGCGGGTTATGGGGCCAGATCATGTGGTTAACGTGCTGGATCAGGCTGTTCGGACGGCGTTGGGGCAGCGTACCGTAACCCACATTTCGTTTCCGAAAGACTACCAGGACTGGACTGTAAGTGATGATAAACGCTCCTCAACTAACGTTCCCGATCATAGTAGTGCAACGCAGGTTAGTCAAACAGTAGTGCCCGATGCCCGGCAGTTACAACGAGCTGCCGATCTGATTAACGCTGGCGAAAAGGTAGCCATTTTTGCCGGACGTGGTTGCCTAACTGCTCGCGATGAAGTGATAGCTTTGGCCGATGCCGTAGGTGGGCCTATTATTAAAGCCTTATTGGGAAAAGGCGTAGTGCCCGATAATGATCCCTTTACAACGGGTGGTTTAGGCTTGCTGGGAACAGCTCCTTCGCAGGATGCTATGCAGGAATGCGATACGTTGATTATGATTGGCACACGATTCCCTTATCTCGAATTTTACCCCAAAGCAGGTCAGGCGCGAACGGTCCAGATTGACCTTGATCCGTCGCACATCGGCCTGCGAACACCTGTAGAGGTTGGTCTGATGGGCGATAGTAAAGCCGTTTTACAAGCCTTACTGCCCCTGATTCAGCGCAAAAAAGATCGCAGCTTTTTGGAGAAAGCACAAAAACGTATGGGGCATTGGAACGAACTCCTGACCGAGCGCGGTACGCAGGAAGCCATACCCATGAAGCCGCAGGTAATTCCGCATACGCTTAGTCCACTCCTCAACGACGACGCTATCGTTACCTGCGATTGTGGTAACAATACAACCTGGGCTGCCCGACATATTCAGATTCGGGGTTCTATGAAATTCTCTACGTCCGGACTACTGGCCACGATGGCATCGGGATTGCCTTATGCAATTGCTGCATCGGTTTCGCATCCAGGGAAGCAAGTGGTGGCTTTAGTGGGCGATGGCGGTTTCACAATGCTTATGGGCGAACTGGCTACAGCAGTGAAATATAAACTACCGATTAAGGTGTTCATTTTCCACAACAATTCGTTTGGGCAAATTAAATGGGAGCAGATTGTAATGGAGGGTAATCCCGAATTTGCCGTGGATTTACAGCCCATTGATTTTGCCGCCTATGCTAATGCCTGCGGAGCAAAAGGGTTTACGATCAATGACCCTAAGCAAGCTGATGCTGTTATTCGGGAAGCGCTGGCGCATGATGGCCCGGTGGTTGTTGACGCCATTGTTGATCAGAATGAACCCCCCATGCCGGGTAAAATAACGACCGACCAGGCCATCGAATTTGCCAAAGCTCTCGTGCGTGGGGAGCGCGACCGAAGTGAGATTATCAAAAACGTGATCAGTAATCAGTTTCACGAAGCTGTTGCTACCAAAGGACGTAGTTTGCTGGATATTTTACCTGGGAGAGGATAA
- a CDS encoding cold-shock protein: METFSKKEKEKARQKKRKDKEEKREERKANAQKGQGLDEMLAYVDENGNITSTPPDPRKKRAIDQEDVQIGVSKQEDIAPQDTVRKGIVSFFNGSKGYGFIRDLQSQESIFVHMNGLVDPVSENDKVTFEVTRTPKGLNAVSVKKAV, encoded by the coding sequence ATGGAGACATTTAGTAAAAAAGAAAAAGAAAAAGCAAGGCAGAAAAAGAGAAAAGACAAAGAAGAAAAGCGCGAAGAACGGAAAGCAAATGCTCAGAAAGGGCAGGGGCTGGACGAAATGTTGGCCTATGTGGATGAGAATGGGAACATAACCTCAACGCCACCAGACCCAAGAAAGAAAAGAGCGATCGATCAGGAAGATGTTCAGATCGGTGTGTCGAAACAGGAAGATATTGCACCCCAGGACACCGTCAGAAAGGGTATTGTGAGCTTCTTTAATGGATCGAAAGGATACGGCTTTATCCGGGATTTACAGAGTCAGGAGAGTATTTTCGTGCACATGAACGGGCTGGTTGATCCCGTTAGTGAAAATGATAAGGTAACCTTTGAGGTCACAAGAACCCCTAAAGGACTCAATGCTGTTTCGGTGAAAAAAGCCGTATAG
- a CDS encoding DUF1684 domain-containing protein has translation MKILLLLLSILLTTAAIAQSSFSDQLAKHREKYKKDLLKSAGGPLASEEELAFVQFYEPDSTYRVTATVQLTPKAEPFEMPTYNGMTRPHVSYAILSFVLDGKPQQLTLYRNLNVIRMPEYRDYLFLPFKDATSGQGTYGGGRYIDFRTGEVQNGQLIIDFNKAYNPYCAFHEGYPCPIPPKQNQLSVAVPVGEKAYGKAH, from the coding sequence ATGAAAATCCTGCTACTTCTGCTTTCGATTCTGCTAACTACGGCTGCCATTGCCCAATCGTCTTTTTCGGACCAGCTTGCCAAACACCGGGAGAAATACAAAAAGGATTTGCTTAAATCGGCTGGTGGACCGTTGGCTTCGGAAGAAGAGTTAGCGTTTGTCCAGTTTTACGAGCCGGACTCGACTTATCGTGTAACGGCTACGGTGCAGCTAACGCCCAAAGCCGAACCATTTGAGATGCCAACCTATAACGGCATGACCCGCCCGCATGTATCCTACGCGATCCTGTCGTTTGTGCTTGATGGCAAGCCGCAACAATTGACCTTGTATCGTAATTTGAACGTGATTCGAATGCCCGAGTATCGGGATTATTTGTTCCTTCCGTTCAAAGATGCTACATCGGGGCAGGGAACTTACGGCGGTGGGCGTTACATCGACTTTCGCACGGGAGAGGTTCAAAACGGACAACTGATTATCGATTTCAATAAAGCTTACAATCCGTATTGTGCCTTTCATGAGGGCTACCCATGCCCAATTCCGCCCAAACAGAACCAACTGTCTGTAGCCGTACCCGTTGGCGAAAAAGCGTACGGAAAAGCTCATTAA
- a CDS encoding M20/M25/M40 family metallo-hydrolase codes for MTTQQINRLERNLQHTKTLVVPLMKAVCWLIIMALAGQASAQKLSVAKMDALVEKQLWPAIDELSEYVSYPNDAVSAEDIAKNIAWTEKAFAKRGFQTTVLKTTSLPLVLAERSSPKATQTVLFYFHLDGQPVRPAEWNQKDPWVTVLKEKTGTTYKELGGDVPKTTVNDEWRLFGRSTSDDKGPIIMMLKALDIAQAEKQTPPFNVKIIIDTEEEKGSSGLKSALDSYKEKLKADYMIVMDGPMHSSNIPTLTFGCRGNAGFTMTTYGAITQQHSGHFGNYSPNPAFRLARLITSMKDEQGRVLIPGFYDGIAFDEATKKIMAAVPDNKQDINKTLQIADEEKVGANYQESLQYPSLNIRGMKAAVVGKGSGTIIPEEAVASFDIRLVPETDGKRMVDLVRKHIEKQGFTVLDHVPTTEERLKYAQIVFFEGSPGTPAFRTDINAPMGNWLRKAVTSGFGKDPVIIRIMGGTVPVVPFIQALKVPAVIVPLVNMDNNQHSPNENLRLGNLRTGIKTCLAILTTALP; via the coding sequence ATGACTACCCAACAGATAAATCGATTAGAACGAAATCTACAACATACAAAAACGCTTGTTGTACCCCTGATGAAGGCTGTTTGCTGGCTGATAATCATGGCCCTGGCTGGACAAGCGTCGGCCCAGAAACTGAGCGTTGCCAAAATGGATGCACTGGTTGAAAAGCAGCTCTGGCCGGCAATCGATGAACTGAGCGAGTATGTGTCGTACCCGAACGATGCGGTGAGTGCCGAAGATATCGCCAAAAATATCGCCTGGACTGAAAAGGCGTTTGCCAAACGGGGCTTTCAGACAACGGTTCTTAAAACAACCAGTTTGCCGTTAGTTCTGGCCGAAAGATCATCGCCAAAAGCAACCCAAACCGTTTTGTTCTATTTCCATCTGGATGGCCAGCCAGTGCGGCCTGCCGAGTGGAATCAGAAAGACCCCTGGGTGACGGTCCTCAAAGAGAAAACCGGAACTACCTATAAAGAGTTGGGTGGCGATGTACCCAAAACAACTGTAAACGATGAATGGCGTTTGTTTGGCCGATCGACGTCGGACGATAAGGGGCCAATTATCATGATGTTGAAAGCGCTGGATATCGCTCAGGCGGAAAAACAAACTCCGCCTTTTAACGTCAAGATTATTATAGACACGGAGGAAGAGAAGGGTTCGTCGGGGCTAAAAAGTGCTTTGGATTCCTATAAAGAGAAATTGAAAGCCGATTACATGATTGTGATGGATGGCCCCATGCACTCATCCAATATCCCGACCTTAACGTTTGGGTGCCGGGGAAATGCTGGTTTCACGATGACAACCTATGGTGCTATTACGCAACAGCACAGCGGTCATTTTGGGAATTATTCACCGAATCCGGCCTTTCGGCTGGCCCGACTTATTACGTCCATGAAAGATGAGCAGGGTAGGGTATTGATTCCGGGCTTCTACGACGGGATTGCCTTTGATGAAGCCACTAAAAAAATCATGGCTGCCGTACCCGATAACAAACAGGATATCAACAAGACTCTGCAGATTGCTGACGAAGAAAAAGTGGGCGCGAATTATCAGGAGTCGCTCCAGTACCCATCCTTGAATATCCGGGGCATGAAAGCTGCTGTGGTTGGGAAAGGCTCCGGTACCATTATTCCCGAAGAAGCCGTCGCGAGTTTTGATATCCGGTTGGTGCCCGAAACAGATGGCAAACGAATGGTCGACCTGGTTCGGAAACATATTGAAAAACAAGGCTTCACGGTGCTGGACCACGTACCGACAACCGAAGAGCGACTGAAGTATGCTCAAATCGTTTTCTTCGAGGGGAGCCCCGGAACACCTGCCTTTCGGACGGACATCAATGCCCCGATGGGAAATTGGCTGCGAAAAGCGGTGACGAGTGGATTTGGGAAAGATCCCGTTATTATTCGGATTATGGGCGGTACCGTACCCGTTGTGCCGTTTATTCAGGCGTTGAAAGTTCCGGCCGTAATTGTACCACTAGTCAACATGGATAATAACCAGCACAGCCCAAACGAAAACCTGCGGTTGGGGAATCTGAGAACAGGCATCAAAACCTGCCTGGCCATTCTGACCACGGCGTTGCCGTGA